A stretch of the Paenibacillus dendritiformis genome encodes the following:
- a CDS encoding TPM domain-containing protein, with the protein MTRKRAILAFLFFFLMMAAIPMEIIAGEAAVTKEKQLIFDMAELLTSQEVKELNALANQYGAERETDFLIVTISGPDAYDVKEMTQDFYDNYGPGYDKPHGNAAILMVDMTNREVYLAGFYKAKTYLDDDRLDNIRRKISSDMSDGEYKLAFEKYIRLAHKYMGFRPGVNPDNLFFNTWLQLGIAVLIGGGIVTLMVHHSGGRVTVNSRTYENASTSGVVAHEDRYLHTSTTRRKIERSSSSGSSGGGGGTTSGGHSHSGSRGSF; encoded by the coding sequence GTGACAAGGAAAAGAGCGATTCTTGCCTTCCTGTTCTTCTTCCTTATGATGGCCGCTATTCCGATGGAGATTATTGCGGGCGAAGCGGCTGTAACGAAGGAAAAGCAGTTGATTTTCGATATGGCGGAGCTGCTTACTTCGCAGGAGGTTAAAGAGCTGAACGCGTTGGCGAATCAATACGGAGCCGAGCGGGAAACGGACTTTCTTATTGTGACGATCAGCGGTCCGGACGCTTATGACGTGAAGGAAATGACGCAGGATTTCTACGATAATTATGGACCCGGCTACGATAAGCCGCATGGCAATGCCGCCATCTTGATGGTGGACATGACGAATCGGGAAGTGTACCTGGCCGGATTTTATAAAGCGAAGACCTATCTGGATGATGACAGACTGGACAATATACGAAGAAAGATATCCTCAGATATGTCAGATGGCGAATACAAGCTTGCCTTTGAAAAATATATCCGATTGGCGCATAAATATATGGGATTCCGCCCAGGGGTGAATCCGGACAATCTCTTTTTCAATACGTGGTTGCAATTGGGCATCGCGGTGCTTATCGGAGGGGGCATCGTTACTTTGATGGTTCATCATTCCGGGGGCCGGGTTACGGTCAATTCCCGGACCTACGAGAACGCCAGCACTTCAGGCGTCGTCGCTCATGAGGACAGGTACCTTCATACCAGCACGACGAGACGGAAGATCGAACGGAGCAGCAGCAGCGGCTCCAGCGGCGGAGGCGGAGGGACCACATCAGGGGGCCATTCGCATAGCGGCAGCAGAGGATCATTTTAG
- a CDS encoding DMT family transporter, with amino-acid sequence MWFLFAVVTALAWGGADLFYKKGSDPHDRFSHIKIVIMVGLVMGMHATAYLFIQGLHFDPIDLVRYLPVSALYILSMTIGYIGLRYMELSIASPVQNSSGAVTAILLFIFFTHELSILEVLGITMITAGVIGIAILEKRAEREALQNSAILIDQKYQIGFMAITFPILYCIIDGLGTFADGIYLDELSLISEDAALLAYEYTFFICAVLAFTYLRFIKKQPFRLFQERVKGYAALFETTGQFFYVFAMSSNAIIAAPLIASYSIFSVILSRIFLQERLNKKQYAIIVLVIAGIALLGLADEL; translated from the coding sequence ATGTGGTTTTTGTTTGCGGTCGTAACCGCACTTGCTTGGGGAGGCGCTGATCTCTTTTATAAAAAAGGCAGCGACCCTCATGATCGGTTCAGCCATATCAAAATCGTCATTATGGTCGGCTTGGTTATGGGGATGCACGCTACGGCCTATCTGTTCATCCAAGGACTCCACTTTGATCCGATCGATCTCGTTCGCTATTTGCCGGTATCCGCGCTGTACATTTTGTCGATGACGATCGGGTATATTGGCTTGAGATATATGGAGTTGTCCATCGCATCTCCCGTGCAAAATTCGTCAGGAGCCGTCACCGCCATCCTTTTGTTTATTTTCTTCACCCACGAGTTGAGCATCCTAGAAGTGTTAGGCATAACCATGATTACGGCCGGCGTGATTGGCATCGCCATTTTGGAAAAGCGGGCGGAACGCGAGGCGCTTCAGAACAGCGCAATCCTCATCGATCAGAAGTATCAAATCGGCTTCATGGCCATCACCTTTCCGATTCTGTACTGCATCATCGACGGGCTCGGGACGTTTGCCGACGGGATTTATTTGGATGAGCTGAGTCTAATCAGCGAAGACGCCGCTCTGCTCGCCTATGAATACACCTTTTTCATTTGCGCCGTGCTGGCCTTTACCTATCTTAGATTTATTAAAAAACAGCCGTTCCGCCTATTCCAAGAACGCGTAAAAGGCTATGCCGCTTTGTTTGAGACAACGGGGCAGTTCTTCTATGTATTCGCCATGTCGAGCAACGCTATCATTGCGGCGCCCCTGATTGCGTCCTACAGCATTTTTTCGGTCATCCTGTCCCGAATCTTCCTCCAGGAGCGGCTGAACAAGAAGCAATACGCGATTATTGTCCTGGTCATTGCAGGCATCGCCTTGTTAGGCCTTGCGGATGAACTGTAG
- a CDS encoding ATP-binding cassette domain-containing protein codes for MNLITNQLKQDEGEIRYNDQSISRLGKEYRNILGYMPQQQGIYHHFTGRRFLWYIAALKGIKAPQARERINDLLDIVNLRQDADTKLGAYSGGMKQRILIAQALLNDPMLLILDEPTAGLDPKERIRIRNFISTIAMNKMVLIATHVVSDIEFISKQILLIKEGKLLVKDEPARILAGMEGKVHEVRVTESELAEVQSRFKVSQITSDSSGIWVRIIHDGALEHMESRTVKPNLEDVYLRYFE; via the coding sequence ATGAACTTGATTACCAACCAGTTGAAGCAGGATGAGGGAGAAATTCGTTATAACGATCAGAGCATCTCTCGTCTCGGCAAGGAGTATCGGAATATTTTAGGATACATGCCTCAGCAGCAAGGAATTTATCATCATTTCACGGGTCGGAGATTTCTATGGTACATCGCCGCTCTCAAAGGGATCAAGGCGCCGCAGGCTAGAGAAAGAATCAATGATCTGCTGGACATCGTGAATCTGCGCCAGGATGCGGATACGAAGCTTGGCGCATACTCTGGCGGAATGAAGCAGCGTATTCTGATCGCCCAAGCGCTGTTGAATGATCCGATGCTTTTGATCCTGGATGAGCCGACCGCAGGGCTTGATCCAAAAGAACGCATACGCATACGCAACTTCATATCTACCATCGCCATGAACAAAATGGTGCTTATCGCAACCCATGTCGTGTCCGATATCGAGTTCATCTCGAAGCAAATTCTTCTCATAAAGGAAGGCAAGCTTCTTGTCAAAGACGAGCCCGCTCGCATCCTGGCCGGCATGGAAGGGAAAGTCCATGAGGTGCGCGTCACAGAGTCTGAGCTTGCCGAGGTGCAGTCCCGCTTCAAAGTTAGCCAGATTACGAGCGATTCAAGCGGTATCTGGGTACGAATCATTCATGATGGAGCATTGGAGCATATGGAATCACGAACCGTAAAGCCGAATTTGGAGGATGTCTACCTTCGATATTTTGAATGA
- a CDS encoding TFIIB-type zinc ribbon-containing protein, translating to MPVIEYKCPNCGSGMEFNAETGMLACRSCGREDNIEQLPDPLTKQVFSEEDKTKEYHCNSCGAVIMTDAETSATNCSFCGSAVVLGDRLTGELAPAKIIPFSISKEQAMKAFRKWCRGGLVTPRGFMTADRIKGITGLYVPFWLYDLHNEVEAYARATRVSTYTSGDYEYTKTDYYDIYREIHLDYVRVPIDASKKMNDEVMDKLEPFPYEKLESFKTPYLAGYIAEKYSYNEEQLYPRVKHKVEEYIHSYIRSTVSGYTTVTYTDVDIDTELERADYVLLPVWMVNYDYNKKEYTFAMNGQTGKVVGKPPISKGKVAAWFAGISAASFLIMHAVSSWILGGGFW from the coding sequence ATGCCGGTTATCGAATATAAATGCCCGAATTGCGGCAGCGGGATGGAGTTCAATGCGGAAACGGGAATGCTAGCCTGCCGCAGCTGCGGAAGGGAAGACAATATCGAGCAACTTCCCGATCCTTTGACGAAGCAAGTGTTCTCGGAAGAAGATAAGACCAAGGAATACCACTGCAATAGCTGCGGAGCCGTCATTATGACCGATGCGGAGACGAGCGCAACGAACTGCAGCTTCTGCGGATCGGCCGTCGTGCTCGGGGATCGGCTGACCGGGGAACTGGCCCCGGCGAAGATTATTCCGTTTTCCATCAGCAAGGAACAAGCGATGAAGGCCTTCCGCAAATGGTGCCGAGGCGGTCTGGTCACGCCACGCGGGTTCATGACGGCGGATCGAATCAAAGGAATCACCGGGTTGTATGTGCCCTTCTGGCTGTATGATCTCCATAATGAAGTTGAGGCATATGCCCGCGCCACGAGAGTAAGCACGTATACTTCAGGAGATTACGAGTATACCAAAACCGATTATTATGACATCTACCGGGAAATCCATCTTGATTATGTAAGGGTGCCGATTGACGCATCGAAGAAAATGAATGATGAAGTGATGGATAAACTGGAGCCATTTCCATATGAGAAGCTGGAAAGCTTCAAAACGCCGTATCTGGCCGGCTACATTGCCGAAAAGTACAGCTATAACGAGGAACAACTCTATCCCCGGGTAAAACATAAGGTCGAAGAATACATTCACTCTTATATCAGGTCTACGGTGTCGGGTTATACGACCGTGACCTATACCGATGTCGACATTGATACCGAGTTGGAGCGTGCCGATTATGTCCTGCTTCCGGTATGGATGGTGAACTACGACTACAATAAAAAGGAGTATACGTTTGCCATGAACGGCCAGACGGGCAAGGTGGTCGGCAAGCCTCCGATTAGCAAAGGGAAAGTGGCCGCCTGGTTTGCGGGAATTTCGGCCGCCTCCTTTCTCATCATGCACGCGGTGTCCTCCTGGATTTTGGGAGGTGGATTCTGGTGA
- a CDS encoding SPFH domain-containing protein, giving the protein MGFFRNQFANVVEWEEFRDDMIFWKWSNREIKKGSKLIIRAGQDAIFVNNGKIEGIFKDEGEYSIDSDIIPFLSTLKGFKFGFNSGMRVEVLFVNTKEFTVRWGTQNPVLIPSPQLPGGMPIRANGTFNFKVNDYMTLIDKVAGMKDSYLVEDVKIRITSVLDQLLMKWISREGKDMFNLQANASDIAAGIREDLDMQVMDNGLTITGFQVMSFNYPQEIQEMITKTASHEMIGNLQKYQQVSMTDGIASGRVKGGGAASDMAGMMMGMNIANEMMKNMNQNQKPAAETAPAASSPAEGNKKPNFCPDCGTKNEGANFCPNCGHKLN; this is encoded by the coding sequence ATGGGATTCTTCAGAAATCAATTTGCGAATGTGGTCGAGTGGGAAGAATTTCGGGACGATATGATTTTTTGGAAATGGAGCAACCGGGAGATTAAAAAGGGCTCCAAGCTAATTATCCGCGCCGGGCAAGACGCGATTTTCGTAAATAACGGCAAGATCGAAGGAATTTTCAAGGATGAAGGGGAATACAGCATTGATTCGGATATCATCCCGTTCCTGTCCACGTTAAAAGGGTTCAAATTCGGCTTCAACAGCGGGATGAGGGTGGAAGTCCTGTTCGTGAACACGAAGGAGTTCACCGTCCGCTGGGGAACGCAGAACCCGGTTCTGATCCCGTCTCCGCAGCTTCCGGGCGGGATGCCTATTCGCGCCAACGGGACGTTCAATTTTAAAGTGAACGACTATATGACGCTGATTGATAAGGTGGCCGGGATGAAGGACAGCTACCTGGTGGAGGATGTGAAAATCCGGATTACTTCCGTGCTCGATCAACTGCTGATGAAATGGATCAGCCGGGAAGGAAAGGACATGTTCAACCTGCAGGCGAATGCGTCCGATATTGCCGCAGGCATCCGCGAGGATCTGGATATGCAAGTGATGGACAACGGGCTGACGATTACCGGCTTTCAAGTGATGAGCTTCAATTACCCGCAAGAAATTCAAGAGATGATTACGAAGACGGCTTCCCATGAGATGATCGGCAATCTGCAGAAGTACCAGCAGGTGTCGATGACGGACGGCATTGCCTCCGGCCGCGTCAAAGGCGGCGGCGCCGCTTCGGATATGGCTGGGATGATGATGGGGATGAACATCGCCAATGAAATGATGAAAAATATGAACCAAAACCAAAAGCCTGCGGCCGAGACGGCGCCTGCCGCTTCCTCCCCTGCGGAAGGCAATAAAAAGCCGAACTTCTGTCCCGACTGCGGCACCAAAAACGAAGGAGCCAACTTTTGCCCGAATTGCGGCCACAAGCTCAACTGA
- a CDS encoding PspA/IM30 family protein, which yields MGILSRFRDIMASNVNALLDKAEDPEKMIDQYMRSLHQDLGKVKAETASVLADEGRARRALDECNAEIRKLQRYAEKSVEAGREEDALKFLERKAALAGEQSELQTAYESAAANAAKMKQMQEKLVSDIGRLEARHAELKGKLAAAKMNSGGSSPGDVNASFDALEEKANRALDEAMALAELRAGAKEDDLDDLIAQLEKDMHKNANPSTNAEDELAALKQKLNKKE from the coding sequence ATGGGAATCTTGTCGAGGTTCAGGGATATTATGGCAAGCAATGTGAATGCTTTATTGGATAAGGCGGAAGACCCGGAGAAGATGATTGATCAGTACATGCGAAGCTTGCACCAGGACCTGGGCAAGGTGAAGGCGGAGACGGCTTCGGTGCTGGCGGACGAGGGCAGGGCCCGCAGGGCGTTGGATGAATGCAATGCCGAGATCCGCAAGCTGCAGCGTTATGCGGAGAAGTCCGTGGAAGCCGGCAGGGAAGAGGATGCGCTCAAGTTCCTCGAGAGGAAGGCAGCGCTGGCAGGGGAGCAAAGTGAATTGCAAACCGCCTATGAATCGGCTGCGGCCAACGCCGCAAAAATGAAGCAAATGCAGGAGAAGCTGGTATCGGATATCGGCCGGCTGGAAGCGCGGCATGCGGAGCTGAAAGGCAAGCTGGCGGCTGCCAAAATGAATTCCGGCGGCTCTTCCCCGGGCGATGTCAATGCCTCGTTCGATGCCCTGGAGGAGAAGGCGAATCGCGCTCTCGATGAAGCGATGGCTCTGGCCGAGCTTCGGGCAGGAGCGAAGGAAGACGATCTGGATGACCTGATTGCGCAATTGGAGAAGGATATGCACAAGAATGCAAATCCGTCCACCAATGCGGAAGATGAATTGGCTGCACTCAAACAGAAACTGAACAAGAAGGAATAA
- a CDS encoding helix-turn-helix transcriptional regulator, which yields MYEWNEMVQLMIDWIDKEITTAPSLMEMSRQLGYSPYYCTKQFHALTGMTLRDYVWMRRISRAALELRDTEERILDIAVKYGFSSQEAFTRAFVKAFQVTPSAYRKSPGPIPLAVRAEVFSPYHYVIKERGRMKEVQVQETEVKVEFIPAHKFIGIWDSSAQNYGQFWSNGHDCDDICGILESLSHHTLSGQLSQTAGWFYENGRKGYFYGIPVPHYYKGDIPEGMECRDIPESEYLVFFHPPFDYLKGNGEVMSKVELAAWSFDPAGMGYEWDEETKQDYQRHFPEGYGYAVLRPVKKRN from the coding sequence GTGTACGAATGGAATGAAATGGTCCAGCTCATGATCGATTGGATCGACAAGGAGATTACAACCGCGCCTTCGTTGATGGAGATGTCCAGGCAGCTCGGATATTCGCCCTATTATTGTACAAAGCAATTTCATGCGTTAACGGGAATGACGCTGCGGGATTACGTCTGGATGCGCAGAATTAGCCGCGCCGCGCTGGAGCTTCGCGATACGGAGGAGCGTATTTTGGACATCGCCGTGAAGTATGGTTTTTCATCGCAGGAGGCGTTTACGCGGGCCTTTGTGAAAGCTTTTCAAGTCACTCCCTCGGCTTACCGCAAAAGTCCGGGACCGATTCCATTAGCCGTTCGAGCCGAAGTGTTCTCCCCTTACCATTATGTAATCAAGGAGCGAGGCAGAATGAAAGAGGTACAGGTGCAGGAGACAGAAGTCAAGGTGGAGTTTATACCGGCGCATAAGTTTATCGGAATTTGGGACAGTTCGGCACAGAACTACGGCCAATTCTGGAGCAATGGGCATGATTGCGATGACATTTGCGGGATTCTGGAGAGCCTGTCTCATCATACGCTGTCTGGGCAATTGAGCCAGACGGCGGGATGGTTTTACGAAAACGGGCGGAAGGGGTATTTCTACGGCATCCCTGTTCCTCATTATTATAAGGGGGACATTCCGGAGGGAATGGAGTGCCGGGACATCCCGGAGTCCGAGTATCTCGTTTTCTTTCATCCCCCTTTTGACTATTTGAAGGGCAACGGCGAGGTCATGAGCAAGGTGGAGCTGGCGGCGTGGAGCTTCGACCCTGCGGGAATGGGTTATGAATGGGATGAAGAGACAAAGCAGGACTATCAGCGTCATTTCCCGGAGGGTTACGGTTATGCCGTGCTGCGTCCGGTGAAGAAGCGCAACTAA